A single genomic interval of Parvularcula marina harbors:
- a CDS encoding YbjQ family protein, producing MLVVTTEHLPGYRVTESLGLARGNVIRAKHVGNDIIAGLRNLVGGEVTEYTKLMAEAREQAMDRMIKHAESQGADAVIGMRFTTSLITQGAAEILAFGTAVKITADAGGSGNQSSMMRRID from the coding sequence ATGCTCGTCGTCACCACCGAACACCTGCCCGGCTATCGGGTAACGGAATCGCTTGGCCTTGCCCGCGGCAATGTCATCCGTGCAAAGCATGTCGGCAATGACATCATTGCCGGGCTCCGCAATCTCGTCGGCGGCGAAGTCACCGAATACACCAAGCTGATGGCCGAAGCGCGCGAGCAGGCGATGGACCGCATGATCAAACACGCCGAGAGCCAGGGCGCGGATGCCGTCATCGGCATGCGGTTTACGACCTCGCTGATCACGCAAGGCGCCGCTGAGATCCTCGCCTTTGGTACGGCGGTGAAGATCACGGCGGATGCAGGCGGCAGCGGCAATCAAAGCTCGATGATGCGTCGGATCGACTGA